One genomic window of Cottoperca gobio chromosome 10, fCotGob3.1, whole genome shotgun sequence includes the following:
- the LOC115015142 gene encoding probable UDP-sugar transporter protein SLC35A4, with amino-acid sequence MIVVQNVGPSSPARIRRQWVKRILWGVLFGLMVLIYGSHAPLISLTKVDGQVPFNPSSCVVMIELSKLLISLATLVLTGGTSALHAPPPLIRVAPYAVPAILYAINNNLVVLMQAYMDPSSYQVLSNLKIASTALLYSLCLGKRLRPCQWFALGLLMCAGLCHSYSSLDLEDPERAAADEGPRLYITAWGLFLVLVYCCVSGLAAVYTERVLKSQKLPLSLQNIYLYVFGVAINGLSSFSFVAGEKSFLEGYSGVVWAIIAGQAANGLLMSVVLKHGSGITRLFVISCSMLVNALLSWTMLGLQLTPSFLLPVSMIGLAAYLYYR; translated from the coding sequence ATGATTGTGGTCCAGAATGTGGGACCCAGTTCCCCAGCAAGGATTAGGAGACAGTGGGTGAAAAGGATTCTGTGGGGCGTCCTCTTTGGGCTGATGGTCCTTATCTATGGCTCTCATGCACCGCTCATCTCTCTCACCAAGGTAGACGGTCAAGTCCCCTTCAACCCCTCATCATGTGTTGTCATGATTGAGTTATCCAAACTCCTGATTTCTCTGGCGACTCTTGTTCTAACTGGGGGTACATCCGCCTTACatgctcctccacctctcatCCGTGTGGCCCCCTACGCAGTCCCTGCCATACTCTACGCCATCAACAACAACCTGGTGGTTCTAATGCAGGCCTACATGGACCCTAGCTCATACCAAGTCCTCTCTAACCTGAAAATTGCCTCCACGGCCCTGCTGTACTCCCTCTGCTTGGGCAAGAGGCTCCGTCCTTGTCAGTGGTTTGCTCTGGGGCTCCTCATGTGTGCAGGGCTGTGCCACAGCTACAGCAGCCTGGATCTAGAAGACCCTGAGAGGGCTGCAGCTGATGAAGGTCCAAGGCTTTATATCACAGCTTGGGGGCTTTTCCTTGTGCTGGTGTACTGCTGTGTTTCAGGGCTGGCAGCAGTTTACACAGAGAGGGTCCTGAAGAGCCAGAAGCTGCCCCTCAGCTTGCAGAATATCTACCTCTATGTGTTTGGTGTGGCCATCAATgggctctcctccttctcctttgtAGCAGGTGAAAAGAGCTTTCTGGAGGGATACTCGGGGGTGGTTTGGGCCATTATAGCGGGGCAGGCAGCCAACGGACTCCTGATGTCTGTGGTGCTCAAGCACGGCAGCGGGATCACCAGACTGTTTGTCATTTCCTGCTCCATGCTGGTGAATGCTCTGTTGTCTTGGACCATGTTAGGGCTGCAGCTCACACCTTCTTTCCTGCTTCCCGTTTCTATGATTGGACTGGCAGCTTACCTTTACTACCGATAG
- the LOC115015141 gene encoding kinesin-like protein KIN-4B — MEQTQCEATTSDKILPFLLNDALTGNNRTVLVYCIQPQGVLDDETRSALALAQKVRSLVTMATVDRWCPRATEQTLRENIVDQRAVMMSRGEHDVHNPFRLAELTHNLQIVKDQSWEKRREKSKKIKQSCRTPNSNVHGRDHRESTHTMKYLQAQLKQEMEEHIREGKGNIEKVQERVTRIQQLREALREETLKNGAATEQSDLCQQSQLENSKGLERRTQLKEDHGRLIQEEVEKMERDLAQEQLPTEGPQRELLVLTGERRVLVMQMEALRAEAQQADRDLQNQYHKHQTELHCLREESLQVFRAFRQVSEEQRRMSEDRYRSVLLEAVQDAVYLSAQNQELQADNKQLRKALGELKDTLSVRGDPTAEPSSQQQ, encoded by the exons ATGGAGCAAACGCAATGTGAAGCCACAACAAGTGACAAGATCCTCCCTTTCCTCCTTAATGATGCCCTaacaggaaacaacaggacGGTGCTCGTCTACTGTATCCAGCCTCAAG GCGTTTTAGATGACGAAACCCGCTCTGCTTTAGCTTTGGCCCAGAAGGTGAGAAGTTTGGTAACTATGGCCACTGTTGACCGCTGGTGTCCAAGGGCAACAGAGCAAACGCTGAGAGAAAACATCGTGGATCAAAGAGCAGTCATGATGTCACGGGGGGAACATGACGTTCACAACCCCTTCAGGCTCGCAGAGCTGACCCATAACCTGCAG ATTGTGAAAGATCAGTCatgggagaagaggagggagaagtcAAAGAAGATAAAACAG AGTTGTCGGACCCCAAATAGCAATGTGCACGGCAGAGATCACAGAGAGAGTACACACACGATGAAATATTTACAAGCCCAACTGAAACAAGAAATGGAAGAGCATATCAGAG AGGGTAAAGGGAATATAGAGAAAGTTCAGGAGCGAGTAACAAGAATCCAGCAGCTGAGGGAGGCTCTCAGAGAAGAGACACTGAAGAACGGGGCTGCTACAGAGCAATCTGACCTCTGTCAACAA TCTCAGTTGGAGAACAGCAAAGGGCTGGAGAGGAGGACGCAACTTAAGGAGGACCATGGGAGATTAAttcaggaggaggtggagaagatggagagggaCTTGGCACAGGAACAGCTACCG ACAGAAGGCCCCCAGAGAGAGCTGCTGGTGCTGACCGGAGAGAGGCGGGTCCTTGTGATGCAGATGGAGGCGCTGCGTGCCGAGGCCCAGCAGGCTGACAGAGACCTGCAGAATCAATATCATAAACACCAAACAGAGCTGCATTGTCTAAGAGAAGAAAGCCTGCAG GTGTTCAGAGCGTTTCGTCAGGTgagtgaggagcagaggaggatgtCAGAGGACAGATACAGAAGTGTGCTGCTGGAGGCTGTGCAGGATGCAGTCTACCTCTCTGCCCAGAACCAGGAGCTGCAGGCTGACAACAAACAACTCCGTAAAG CACTGGGCGAGTTAAAGGATACGCTATCTGTGCGAGGTGATCCTACGGCTGAACCGTCGTCCCAACAACAATGA